The following are from one region of the Dermacentor albipictus isolate Rhodes 1998 colony chromosome 5, USDA_Dalb.pri_finalv2, whole genome shotgun sequence genome:
- the LOC135905944 gene encoding toll-like receptor Tollo: MVWSVLLLGVLVGQAWAAHYVSADDCDWRTGQPSSEVALRCRLQALRTGPDSTNFSLIQPDHTTSLTVLCSALFTESHLGNATFSSLRSLRALHLEQCKISEVPERAFAALTELRNLTVRTYNGDWGALSLALAPQALEGLSLLQRLDLGHNNMVALPPTGLCILRQLRSLNLTHNALDTVAGLGCLGALAELDMSHNRLRQLDDGVLAALGSLRSLRLRHNRLDRLAPAALTGLGQLQLLDLSHNQLSGGLPPGLLGGTDLRELYLQNNTLSLLSPRTFSGLEQLVILNLSRNHLSSDGITHDTFADLIRLVILDLSRNQLRQVNGSTFQSQYSLQILHLEHNLIENVDDNAFSSLYNLHTLMLSDNRLSHLSVFTLNGLYVLINLALDHNRLENIHLDGFRNCSSLQDLQLSSNRLSNIPDALQYLHYLISLDLSDNRIASVSNATLSGMPNLHILRLAGNRIGNMTKGTFQSLHSLRRLDLSNNQIASLEHGIFDDASALNVILLNDNLLEDINGLFMNLAHLRLLNVSCNSIAWFDYALVPRQLKHLDIHHNAIEALGNYYELEDKMHLKILDASSNHIREINAGSFPNQIEVINLSNNRISIIHPFTFMIKHNLTKVNLTQNRLQNLDINAFRLKPTKSALPEFWIAENIYFCDCSMEWLQRINSLDGQYPQVMDLAKIVCQMPFGRRRPRLLLTEANSSDFLCKYKSHCFALCHCCEFDACDCEMVCPENCTCYSDQTWNSNIVDCSFTAHSTVPARIPMDVTELYLDGNDMTHLSSHSFIGRKNLRALYLNNSNIQSLHNRTFNGLVGLQALHLDHNKITTLQGYEFENLTSLRELHLSHNRLSSLSNRTFAALRLLEVLRLDNNYLLEFPVWQLRANALLRHVQLGHNPWSCGCAFLSRFQTWARGSPLRDAASVRCGRRGPFLLEFDASSCGGANGTGWAEAPAADAQPSHPLPPGLVPLLIAAPSAVVLLLLGAVLAACYRRQLKLWLHSRCGLRLFDRASESPERLFDAFVAYCPKDEPFVSQVLATELESCSGKRRPLRLCLRHRDLAVPGCVAEAAVVEAVQCSHRTVVVVSEQFLRSEWCRFELKAVQASSARRLIAVLLDDGDQDQWDVEARQCLRTALILRWGERRFWQKLRYALPDPQKGPLQRGGPPEPAVRANAVKLV, encoded by the coding sequence ATGGTGTGGAGTGTGCTGCTCCTAGGCGTGCTTGTGGGCCAGGCCTGGGCGGCGCACTACGTGTCAGCTGATGACTGTGACTGGCGCACAGGGCAGCCCTCCTCTGAGGTGGCCCTGCGGTGTCGCCTGCAAGCCCTTCGCACTGGCCCAGACAGCACAAACTTCAGCCTCATCCAGCCAGACCACACAACTAGCCTCACAGTGTTGTGCAGTGCCCTCTTCACTGAGAGCCACCTGGGCAATGCGACATTCAGCAGCCTGCGTTCCTTGCGTGCTCTACACCTGGAGCAGTGCAAGATATCCGAGGTGCCCGAGAGAGCGTTTGCAGCGCTGACTGAGTTGCGAAACTTGACTGTGCGAACTTACAATGGGGACTGGGGGGCACTGTCCTTGGCGCTGGCGCCACAGGCCTTGGAGGGGCTTAGCCTGCTGCAGCGGCTGGACCTCGGTCACAACAACATGGTGGCGTTGCCACCAACAGGACTGTGCATTCTGCGGCAGCTACGCTCGCTGAACCTGACGCACAATGCTCTCGACACAGTGGCTGGATTGGGATGTCTCGGTGCTCTGGCAGAGTTGGACATGTCGCACAACCGGCTGCGTCAACTGGATGATGGGGTCCTGGCTGCCCTGGGAAGTCTGCGCTCGCTGCGGCTGCGCCATAACCGGCTGGACCGGCTGGCGCCAGCTGCCCTCACAGGCTTGGGCCAGCTGCAGCTGCTGGACCTATCGCACAACCAGCTCAGTGGAGGGCTGCCCCCAGGCCTGCTTGGTGGTACAGATCTGCGGGAGCTCTACTTGCAGAACAACACACTCAGCCTTCTATCACCTCGTACTTTCTCCGGCTTGGAGCAGCTTGTCATCTTGAACTTGAGCCGCAATCATCTGTCCAGTGATGGCATCACGCATGACACATTTGCAGACCTCATTCGCCTTGTTATTCTGGACCTTAGCCGCAACCAGCTAAGGCAAGTGAACGGAAGCACATTCCAGTCCCAGTATAGCCTTCAAATTTTGCATCTGGAGCATAACTTGATTGAGAATGTTGACGACAATGCTTTCTCCTCACTGTACAACCTTCACACACTTATGTTGAGTGACAACAGGCTTAGCCATCTTAGTGTTTTCACCCTCAATGGCCTCTACGTGCTTATCAACTTGGCTCTGGACCACAATCGATTGGAGAACATTCATTTAGATGGTTTTCGCAACTGCAGCAGCTTGCAAGACTTGCAGTTGTCATCCAACAGGTTGTCAAACATTCCTGATGCACTCCAATACTTGCATTACCTCATTAGTCTTGACCTGTCAGACAACCGTATTGCAAGTGTATCTAATGCCACCTTGTCTGGAATGCCAAACCTGCACATTTTACGTTTGGCTGGGAACCGTATAGGCAACATGACCAAAGGCACCTTTCAGTCTCTGCATTCACTCCGAAGACTTGACTTGTCCAACAACCAGATAGCTAGCCTGGAACATGGCATATTTGATGATGCCTCAGCCCTTAATGTGATTTTACTTAATGACAATCTCCTTGAAGACATCAATGGGCTTTTTATGAACTTGGCACACTTGAGACTGCTCAATGTCTCGTGCAACAGTATTGCATGGTTTGACTATGCTCTTGTGCCTCGCCAACTGAAGCACCTGGACATTCACCATAATGCTATTGAAGCTTTAGGCAACTACTACGAGTTGGAAGACAAGATGCATCTCAAGATACTTGATGCGTCTAGTAATCACATTCGTGAAATAAATGCCGGTTCCTTTCCAAATCAAATTGAAGTAATCAACCTGAGCAACAACCGCATCAGCATTATTCATCCCTTTACATTCATGATAAAGCATAACCTGACCAAGGTAAACCTCACCCAGAATCGTCTACAGAACCTGGATATCAATGCATTCCGCCTGAAACCTACGAAATCAGCCTTGCCAGAGTTCTGGATAGCCGAAAACATTTACTTCTGTGATTGCAGCATGGAGTGGTTGCAGAGAATCAACAGCCTGGATGGTCAATATCCACAAGTGATGGACCTAGCCAAAATTGTTTGCCAGATGCCATTTGGCCGGCGCAGACCTCGCTTGTTACTCACCGAAGCCAATTCGTCCGATTTTCTCTGCAAGTACAAAAGCCACTGTTTTGCACTGTGCCACTGTTGCGAGTTTGATGCCTGCGACTGTGAGATGGTCTGTCCCGAGAACTGCACCTGTTACTCAGACCAGACATGGAACAGCAACATAGTAGACTGCAGCTTCACTGCCCACAGCACCGTTCCTGCGCGCATCCCGATGGATGTGACTGAACTGTATTTAGATGGAAATGACATGACGCACCTGTCAAGCCACAGTTTCATCGGCCGCAAGAACCTACGTGCCCTGTACCTCAACAATAGCAACATCCAGAGCCTCCACAACCGCACCTTCAATGGTCTCGTGGGCTTGCAGGCGCTACACCTCGACCACAACAAGATCACCACGCTGCAAGGCTACGAGTTCGAGAACCTGACCAGCCTGCGTGAGCTGCACCTTTCGCACAATCGACTCTCGAGCCTCAGCAACCGGACGTTCGCGGCGCTGCGGTTGCTCGAGGTGTTGCGGCTGGACAACAATTACCTGCTCGAGTTCCCGGTGTGGCAACTGCGGGCCAATGCGTTGCTGCGCCACGTGCAGCTGGGCCACAACCCGTGGTCTTGCGGCTGCGCCTTCCTGAGCCGTTTCCAGACATGGGCCCGCGGCAGCCCGCTGCGGGACGCGGCCTCGGTGCGTTGCGGCCGGCGGGGCCCCTTCCTGCTCGAGTTCGACGCCTCGTCGTGCGGCGGCGCCAACGGCACGGGCTGGGCCGAGGCGCCGGCGGCTGACGCGCAGCCGTCGCACCCGCTACCGCCAGGCCTGGTGCCGCTGCTGATTGCGGCGCCCTCGGCTGTGGTCCTTCTCCTGTTGGGTGCCGTCCTCGCGGCCTGCTACCGGCGCCAGCTGAAGCTGTGGCTGCACAGCCGCTGTGGCCTGCGTCTCTTCGACCGTGCCTCCGAGTCGCCCGAGCGCCTATTCGACGCCTTCGTTGCGTACTGCCCCAAGGACGAGCCGTTCGTGTCCCAGGTCCTGGCCACCGAGCTGGAAAGCTGTAGCGGCAAGCGACGCCCGCTGCGCCTCTGCCTGCGTCACCGCGACCTGGCCGTGCCGGGCTGCGTCGCGGAGGCGGCCGTCGTCGAGGCGGTGCAGTGCAGCCACCGGACAGTCGTGGTCGTGTCGGAACAGTTCCTGCGTAGCGAGTGGTGCCGCTTCGAGCTGAAGGCGGTGCAGGCGAGCAGCGCGCGCAGGCTCATCGCCGTTCTCCTGGACGACGGCGACCAGGACCAGTGGGACGTCGAGGCGCGCCAGTGCCTTCGAACCGCGCTCATCCTGCGCTGGGGCGAGCGCAGGTTTTGGCAGAAGCTGCGCTACGCGCTGCCGGACCCACAGAAGGGTCCCCTCCAGCGCGGCGGCCCCCCCGAGCCGGCGGTGCGCGCCAACGCGGTCAAGCTGGTCTGA